In Chlorocebus sabaeus isolate Y175 chromosome 5, mChlSab1.0.hap1, whole genome shotgun sequence, one genomic interval encodes:
- the ITPRIPL2 gene encoding inositol 1,4,5-trisphosphate receptor-interacting protein-like 2, whose amino-acid sequence MSVHYTLNLRVFWPLVTGLCTALVCLYHVLRGSGGARAEPPDGVDGGFPLLKVAVLLLLSYVLLRCRHAVRQRFLPGSPRLGGHAAFSSRHFREPGLSILLESYYEHEVRLSPHVLGHSKAHVSRIVGELVRAGRARGSPGLIPGGALALAFRGDFIQVGSAYEQHKIRRPDSFDVLVPLRLPPLVALEPRSLGEEPVLAPAFRGCFVCALKAPPSPLGASGGHWLRDCKPFADAFCVDVRGRRHLSATLVLRWFQSHLQRSLATVRYSLEGRCRVTLTPGGLEQPPTLHILPCRTDYGCCRLSMAVRLIPAVHLGDGVFLVAPPPPPLPSAPLLELPEGLRAEALWGVNTARQEQKLLSWLQERAAPGACYLKCLQLLKALRDLGARGLDSAAATQWGRILSSYVLKTVLLAVLLRKGAPGQGWDEEHLGKCLEELVQFLRDCLLRRHTLFHCVLGPGGAAAEVGPLPKALREAAPVDLLAAFDGHARELAAARLLSTWQRLPQLLRAYGGPRYLARCPPPRSQRTQGFLEGEP is encoded by the coding sequence ATGTCGGTGCACTACACACTCAATCTACGCGTCTTCTGGCCCCTGGTGACCGGCCTGTGCACCGCCCTGGTGTGCCTCTACCATGTCCTGCGGGGAAGCGGGGGCGCCCGGGCTGAGCCCCCCGACGGCGTGGACGGCGGCTTCCCGCTGCTCAAGGTGGCCGTCCTGCTCCTCCTCAGCTATGTCCTCCTGCGCTGTCGCCACGCTGTCCGGCAGCGCTTCCTGCCCGGGTCTCCCCGTCTGGGGGGTCACGCCGCCTTCTCCTCGAGACACTTCCGAGAGCCGGGCCTCAGCATCCTGCTGGAGAGTTACTACGAGCACGAGGTGCGTCTGTCTCCGCACGTGTTGGGCCACAGCAAGGCGCACGTGAGCCGGATCGTGGGCGAGCTGGTGCGGGCCGGGCGCGCCCGGGGGTCCCCCGGTCTCATTCCCGGGGGAGCGCTGGCCTTGGCCTTCCGCGGAGACTTCATCCAGGTGGGCAGTGCCTACGAGCAGCATAAAATCCGCCGGCCAGACAGCTTCGACGTGCTGGTGCCACTGCGCCTGCCGCCGCTTGTGGCGCTGGAGCCACGGAGCCTGGGCGAGGAGCCAGTGCTGGCCCCAGCCTTCCGCGGCTGCTTCGTGTGCGCCCTCAAGGCACCACCCTCACCATTGGGGGCCTCGGGGGGCCACTGGCTTCGGGACTGCAAACCCTTTGCTGATGCCTTCTGCGTGGATGTGCGCGGGCGGCGTCACCTCTCTGCTACTTTGGTGCTGCGCTGGTTCCAGTCGCATCTGCAGCGCTCCTTGGCCACTGTGCGTTACAGCCTGGAGGGGCGCTGTCGGGTCACCTTGACCCCAGGTGGCCTGGAACAGCCCCCCACCTTACACATCCTGCCCTGCCGCACTGACTATGGCTGCTGTCGCCTTTCTATGGCTGTGCGTCTCATCCCCGCAGTCCATCtaggagatggggtcttccttGTGGCGCCACCACCGCCACCCCTGCCCAGCGCGCCCCTGTTGGAGCTCCCTGAGGGCCTGCGCGCGGAGGCACTGTGGGGTGTGAACACAGCACGCCAGGAGCAGAAGCTGCTGAGTTGGCTGCAGGAacgggcagctccaggtgcctgCTACCTCAAGTGCCTCCAGTTGCTTAAGGCTCTGCGAGATCTGGGCGCCCGTGGGCTGGACTCAGCGGCTGCCACCCAGTGGGGACGCATCCTGTCCTCATATGTGCTCAAGACAGTGCTGCTGGCAGTGCTGCTGCGCAAGGGGGCCCCTGGGCAAGGCTGGGACGAGGAGCACCTGGGAAAGTGTTTGGAGGAGTTGGTGCAGTTCCTTAGGGACTGTCTGCTGCGACGCCATACGCTCTTCCACTGCGTCCTGGGCCCTGGTGGGGCGGCTGCTGAGGTGGGTCCCCTGCCCAAGGCACTGCGGGAAGCCGCCCCAGTTGACCTCCTGGCCGCTTTCGACGGGCACGCCCGGGAACTTGCAGCGGCGCGGTTGCTGTCCACGTGGCAAAGGCTGCCCCAGCTTCTCCGGGCCTACGGGGGTCCCCGCTACCTTGCCAGGTGCCCCCCGCCCCGGAGTCAGCGCACCCAGGGCTTCCTTGAAGGTGAACCGTAA